In the genome of Harmonia axyridis chromosome 4, icHarAxyr1.1, whole genome shotgun sequence, the window cttcctacaccccccctcccccttgtgttattttcgtgatttttatcaaacccctcccccccctttcaagcctcacgtgattaatggacaaccccttagaATTTTGGTTGTCGAGAGCCAAAGTCATGGGCGTAACGAGGGGGGGGTTATTGGGGACGTAATCCCCCCCATTGATCAgaaggaaaacatttttttggcagaacaataaaaaaataacttggaagattttgctttttcaaagttgttattgtggaattacagaagtatcattgtgagaagaaaaatatttttaaattgtacTAATTATTTTGGCTATTAACGATataatgttgaagaaattggttgaGATGGTCAATTCCGCGAAATGTTTTACTGTTCTTGCAGATGAAACGACAGACATCTCAACACAAAAACAAGCATCAATCGGCGTTAGATACCTATACAACAATGATATTAAAGAAGAATTCCTTCAGTTTGTACCTGTTTCTGATTTAACTGGTAAAAACCTTGCGACAgtcattttgaaatcattacgCGAGTTTGGAATTGATACAAAGTATTTGAGGGGGCAAGGATATGATGGGTCCGCTGCAATGAGTGGAAAATTCGAAGGAGCACATGCAGATGTAATGGAAGAGCGTCCGACTGCAATATATTTCCATTGTGTATCCCATAGCTTAAACCTTGCTATAAGTGCATCATGTTCAATTTCTGAGATCAGAAAATGCTGTGGGACTGCAACAAAACTATGTTTGTTTTTTAACACCCCAAAAAGAATGGAGGTTATTACAAGAGCAATTGATAAACTGTTCCCTGAAGCCAAATCTACTCGTCTAAAACAACTCTGTCCAACTAGGTGGGTTGAGCGCCATGATTCAATATTACTACTTCAAGAAATGTTACCTGCTGTCCAGGAGGCTCTTGAAGAAGTTTCACAGTGGAAGGATGTAGAATTAGCGTCGATGGCATCGCAGCTTTTATGTGGACTTCTGAGCTCATCCTTTATAATCAGTTTGCAAGTGATGGCTAGAGTATTTTCCTTAAGTTTACCCCTTGCTCGATTTTTGCAGCATGAACATATCGATCTTTTAAATGCTATGAACATGGTGACTAATCTAAAAGGGACGATAGAAAAAATCAGAACCAATGCTGAAGAAGAATTCGCAACCATATTTAACGCATCAGAGACTATGGCTGAATTACTCAGTACCTCAATAAAAGCCCCAAGAAGAACTGGACGACAAACTCTTAGGTGCAACATTGAAACCGACAATCACAATCCTCAATCATACTTTAAGATATCCCtatttttgccatttttagATCACTTTTTAAGTGAATTAAATAGTCGCTTTCTGAAACATTAAGACGTACTGAAAAGTTTTGAGTGTCTTATACCGACCTCTACCAGTAATGCTGAAGTCACCAGAACACAGGAAGAAAGTtttaaaaagctcctgaatttcTATCAGGAAGATATTCAAATTGATGACATCGCTGCCATTGGGGAACTCCATATGTGGTACGAGAGGGTGGAAGATTTGAAAATTAGCTCAAGAAGTCAATCAATTATTACACTGCCTGCCATTAGGATGTTTTCCCCACTATCAACACCCTCCTGAAAATTCTTACCACTCTTCCTGTATCGACATCAACCAGTGAAAGGTCCTTCTTATCACTTAGAAgattgaaaacatatttaaGGAAGTATGACCTTCCTTCAAGACCTCGCTGTCTTGAATTTAGACTTTCTTGAATGATTGTATAGAGGAGCTTGATAGCAATTT includes:
- the LOC123678631 gene encoding 52 kDa repressor of the inhibitor of the protein kinase-like → MLKKLVEMVNSAKCFTVLADETTDISTQKQASIGVRYLYNNDIKEEFLQFVPVSDLTGKNLATVILKSLREFGIDTKYLRGQGYDGSAAMSGKFEGAHADVMEERPTAIYFHCVSHSLNLAISASCSISEIRKCCGTATKLCLFFNTPKRMEVITRAIDKLFPEAKSTRLKQLCPTRWVERHDSILLLQEMLPAVQEALEEVSQWKDVELASMASQLLCGLLSSSFIISLQVMARVFSLSLPLARFLQHEHIDLLNAMNMVTNLKGTIEKIRTNAEEEFATIFNASETMAELLSTSIKAPRRTGRQTLRCNIETDNHNPQSYFKISLFLPFLDHFLSELNSRFLKH